The Setaria italica strain Yugu1 chromosome VIII, Setaria_italica_v2.0, whole genome shotgun sequence genome includes the window gagaaggaggAACTTGCTAGACATTATTGGAGTCTTGACCTTCCCAAGAAAGAGACCAAAAGAACTAATCAAGCTaaaggcatgcatgcatatcgTCACTGGCCTATAGATCATAATTTCAAATCAACTGAATGGCATAAACATAGCACATACCTCACAAATCGATTCCACGATAAGTCTTTCAACTGCTGGCATAAAGCAAGGAATCTCGACACGAGCATGGCAGAGTGTGTTTGGTTTACTACCTATCATCCGTATGTGTTTGACTTCTGCTCCTAGAGAAATTTGCATTAGGTTATCCCCACAGTCAAAAGTGGAGAGCTTTGGAGCCCTAATCTCTATTGGTTGCAGCATTTTACATTGTGTCACATGGAAATGATTAAGGTGATGCAACACACATGGTGCTTTGAAGCAAATTAAATGATTGCACTTATAAATTGACAACCGTGCTAAAGCGATACAATTGGAAACAAACTGCCCGAGTTCCTCTCCGGTAACGCGGACAAAGGACAGATAAACGCTTGTCAAGCTTCTATTGCAACCAAGACTTGCGGTAGGATGAAATGCGCATGAAGTAAGGCGAAGAGATTCCAGTGTTGCTCCTCCTATCTCATtagataaaagaaaaatcggGAAGTTATAGTCTGCCCTCTTATTCAATACAGCCATCTCCAATGCAAGCTCTTCAATCCCAGGTTTGACAGCAATTCGAAGCCATTTATCAAAATATGATGCATCAATATTTGCACAAGGGTACAGTTGAAGTATGAGCGCCTTCATCCCAGAGCCAGAATGGTTTTCAAGAACATGGTTAATTTTATTGACGAAATGGCTTTCTATTTTATCTTGTCTATATTGCTCATCTTCCAAAGCTCGTGTGTCCTCATCCAAATGCATGCTGAGCTTATCATAACCTACGGTTTTGTTATTGAATAAAAGCATGGGATaccgtagcaaaagctatgtaattagaaaagtcaaaatgaataataatttgggatggagggagtatgtaagACTAATTGTTGATAtcaatttcaacatttttttttggttttgacCTATCCTGTCCAAAACTCTGGACAATTTTTTTGAGCATCTAGATAGCTTCAAGTGAAATGTATTATCTTAATATAAGATCTGTTTCCATCCTAGTCGATACAAATAACTAATGAAATACAAGTTGTCAACTCAAATTACAAATTCGTGAAAGGGCCCCCACGGTGATGGGTGGGCCGTGGGCGAGATCCGCCAGCCCACAGGCCCACCACAGCCAGCCACCCACACGGGATGAGTGATCGGGGGCCCATTTCCACGTGAACGTCCTGTGCGCCTTCGATGCATCGTTTACGTATTCGGCCATAGCTGGCGCTCGCGAGCCGCCACCGGTGGTCGGCCACGCGAAAGAGCGCGCCCCACGCCTCGTCGGCGACTAGCGGCGATGTCGGCGGCCGCCACCTCGTGcggcgccccctccccctcttacgcctccggccccggcggcgaggacggggaGATCACGTACGTGAGCTACGGCGGGGAGCAGCACCTGCCGCTGGTGATGTCGCTGGTGGACGCGGAGCTCAGCGAGCCTTACTCCATCTTCACCTACCGCTACTTCGTCTACCTCTGGCCGCAGCTCACCTTCCTCGTACGTGCGCATCCCCTTCTCCGCTCCCCGCACCCGAATTGCGCGGTGCTTGTCAGCTTGCGGCGGATTTGACGAGGCTCTCTTGGTTCTTTGTTTTCTGGGGGCCGATTGGGGATGGGGGGATTGCGCAGGCGTTCGATGCCAAGGAGGGCAAGTGCGTGGGGACAGTGGTGTGCAAGATGGGGGAGCACCGGGGCGCCTTCAGGGGCTACATCGCCATGCTCGTCGTCCTCAAGCCCTACAGAGGAAGGGGAATAGGTGATACATTTCTTCGTCCTTttacctgctggctgctgcttgcCTCTTGAACTATTGCCAGTTCTGTTGTTATAGACACGGAGTGATCTTGCTTTCTGTCATTCAAAATGTGCAAGGCAGCACTTCTCTGCAGTGAATACAGATCAATGACTAGGCCTTAAAAATCTTCAATTTTGTGTAGGGTCAAAACACACCATCACATACTTCAACTACTATGCTGCAGAAACTTGTTTGTATTGTTCATTGTTCAATTATCTTAAACATGTTAATTCCTTTCTGCAAGAAAAGACTTAGCAAATTCATTATGTCTCAGAGAGAAGTTTGATTATTTGTGCTGTGGTTTGTTTGCTTGGTTGCAGCAAGAAAAAGGCATATTTTCTTGTCTGTTAAATCATTTTTTTCTGACAATTGACATGCTACCTATTAGGCTGATACCTTACCTTTTTTGGAGTAAATGACTTCATTGGCTAATTGTATTTGAGATTTACTTTAGTGGTTAGACAAGGAGGTAGTAAACTTTTTTTGAATAGTTTTTTATTGTTTTGTAGGTGTTGACATGCTCTGCACAAGTTTTCTATGTTCACTCTGTTTTAGTGTAGTCAGATCATGTATGGTAGTTCAGTGTGGGATATCATCTGGGCACTGTTCATGTTGCTAAAAGAATAGTTGGAGTTAATTAGTATTTATGATGTGACGTGTCAACATATTTCATTTGGTGTGTGCTGCACTCATCTTTTGTCAGATCCTCCTATCGAGAGTCTTTCGTTTGGCAGACATTGATGATGAATGCTTGAAATTATGTAGTCTTAAATTTAGTGCTTATTTGTTGAAAGTAGTTCATAGTATTGTCATAAAGGTGTTACCTGGATCATATCAGCACAGTAATCTTTGCGCTTAGCTTGGTAACGGTATTTGTCTATCTGAAAGGCAGTCTTGTTGGTATGAATTATGACATTAACAGCAAGGATGTTAACAAATATCCATGCATCAGGTGAATCCTGTTTCACATGAACAATAGTATCTAAATGATAGATGCTTCTATTCCAGTATCTAAGACAACTAGAGTACCAATGGTAGGACATGGTAGCACTCCAGCTTCATTTTCACTAGCCATATGAAATAGGGCAGGTGCTTTGCTCTTCAAAATGGCTGTTGCTTGCTTTTTCTTTCAGTTTATGTGAACATAAGGAGAGCATATGCAATTTCAAGCCAAGTAACTGAATCTCTATTTCTTGTGATACAGCAACTGAACTGGTTACTAGATCTATTCGGGTAATGATGGAATTTGGCTGTGAGGAGGTAACCACTCTTTTCATTGACTTTGAAACACGTAGATGTGAAAGCTTATGATGTATCCTAGTTTTTTATATCCGCACCACATTTATTGGTGGCTGTAAGGTTGGTTTATAACCTCAATGGGAAAATTGGAGATAGGATTCTCAGTCCGTAGATTAACACCCAGTTTCCATAGAAACATCTTTCCCAGAACATTCTTTAAAGCTGAAGTATCTTACATCCTAATTGCAACCAGGTGACACTTGAAGCAGAAGTTACAAACAAGGGTGCCCTCGCTCTGTACGGCCGTCTGGGTTTTATCCGAGCAAAGAGGCTGTACAGATACTATCTAAATGGCGTGGATGCTTTTCGCCTGAAACTATTGTTTCCACACCCTGATCCTGGCTTGCCTCCGATGATTGTCGGCAGCGAAAGGGATGACCAGCATATAGATTCGCCCTACTTGTGACAGTACCCTATGAGTAGGTAGAATGTGTTGGAGTCCTGGAACCCCAACCTTTTTTGCACTTCTGTTTCAAAGCTTTCACAGCTCACATGTAACTGTAACATTATTTGTGCTTACAAATAACTTTTTTGAGGTATTCTATGTATTACTGCCCCTATTTTAAGAATGCTGCGAAATTCGTATTTTACAGTCTTTTGTGGAGCACTGCTGATCTGCAATTATTTTGCTCAGTGAATGCATGTTGTGTCCCGAACCACTGTTTGAGTGTAAATGTGAATGCTTACGACCTTGTCTAGTTTTCTGTTAAAATTCCTATGATTTTAATTTGTGGATCACCACAAGCTAAGCCTTTCCAGGCCATTCGTCTTGTTCACCATTCTGTAAGTGTACATACCATGGTTCTTAAGCCCCCCTTCCAGTCGCCTAATCGCTTCTCCATAGTAAGAGGGGGTGGGTGGACGAAAAAGGGAAACgggaaaaggaaagaagagaAACGGGG containing:
- the LOC101752797 gene encoding N-alpha-acetyltransferase MAK3 yields the protein MSAAATSCGAPSPSYASGPGGEDGEITYVSYGGEQHLPLVMSLVDAELSEPYSIFTYRYFVYLWPQLTFLAFDAKEGKCVGTVVCKMGEHRGAFRGYIAMLVVLKPYRGRGIATELVTRSIRVMMEFGCEEVTLEAEVTNKGALALYGRLGFIRAKRLYRYYLNGVDAFRLKLLFPHPDPGLPPMIVGSERDDQHIDSPYL